In Oncorhynchus gorbuscha isolate QuinsamMale2020 ecotype Even-year linkage group LG08, OgorEven_v1.0, whole genome shotgun sequence, one genomic interval encodes:
- the LOC124041677 gene encoding glucose-induced degradation protein 8-B homolog: MMSYAEKPEEITREEWMEKLNNVHIQRADMNRLIMNYLVTEGFKEAAEKFRMESGIEPSVDLDSLDERIKIREMILKGQIQEAIALINSLHPELLDTNRYLYFHLQQQHLIELIRLRETEAALEFAQSQLAEQGEESRECLTEMERTLALLAFDNPEESPFGDLLNTMQRQKVWSEVNQSVLDYENRESTPKLAKLLKLLLWAQNELDQKKVKYPKMTDLSKGTIEDPK; encoded by the exons ATGATGAGTTATGCTGAAAAGCCGGAGGAGATAACGAGAGAGGAGTGGATGGAAAAGCTCAACAATGTCCACATTCAGAGAGCTGACATGAACAGGCTCATCATGAACTACCTGGTGACCG AGGGGTTTAAGGAGGCAGCTGAGAAGTTCCGTATGGAGTCTGGAATTGAGCCCAGTGTGGACCTGGATTCTCTGGATGAGAGGATAAAGATCCGGGAGATGATCCTGAAGGGACAGATACAGGAGGCCATTGCACTCATCAACAGCTTGCACCCAGAACTGCTCGACACAAACCGCTACCTGTACTTTCACCTACAG CAGCAGCACCTGATTGAGCTGATCCGTCTGAGGGAGACTGAGGCAGCACTAGAGTTTGCTCAGTCCCAGCTGGCCGAGcagggggaggagagcagagagtgtctgacagagatggagagaacccTGGCCCTGCTGGCCTTCGACAACCCTGAGGAGTCGCCCTTCGGAGACCTCCTCAACACGATGCAGAGGCAGAAG GTATGGAGTGAAGTGAACCAGTCTGTGCTGGACTACGAGAACAGAGAGTCAACgcccaaactggccaagctcctcAAACTGCTCCTGTGGGCTCAGAACGAACTTGACCAAAAGAAAGTCAAGTACCCCAAAATGACAGACCTCAGCAAGGGCACGATCGAGGACCCAAAGTGA